A genomic region of Oceaniferula marina contains the following coding sequences:
- the dnaN gene encoding DNA polymerase III subunit beta, translating into MKFSISKEAFLEALQQVQHVVSTRATLPILSNVLIEAVGGKLKLTTTDLDVGVSGSVDANIEKEGSTTLPVKRLVSIVAQLPASEVEVTVDAKNHASIKCGPSFFKIIGLGEEEFPPLPKFEEATEFKIAQSVLLDAIKKTSYAISTDETRYVLNGIYVSFSEGKMTFVATDGRRLAMVENDLEFPASHEMDIIIPAKAIGELQRMLGTEGDALVLLSGNQISFDIGGSVIVSKLIEGNYPNYKQVIPGQRKERVTINREEFLHTVRRVSLLTSESSNSVKLTFSTGNIDVQANSKDIGEAKEPIVADYDGEEFAIAFNPEFLMAPLKNLSDESVYLDLIDGMSPGVIRLDSSFLYVIMPMRVTS; encoded by the coding sequence ATGAAATTTTCAATTAGCAAAGAAGCCTTTCTGGAGGCGCTCCAGCAAGTGCAACATGTCGTCAGCACTCGGGCCACGTTACCAATTTTATCGAATGTTCTCATCGAGGCTGTCGGTGGCAAACTGAAACTGACGACCACGGATCTCGACGTGGGGGTGAGTGGTTCTGTCGATGCCAATATTGAAAAAGAAGGTTCTACGACCTTACCGGTGAAGCGTCTCGTGAGTATTGTCGCCCAGCTTCCCGCCAGTGAAGTGGAAGTCACAGTGGATGCGAAAAACCATGCGAGCATCAAGTGTGGCCCCAGTTTTTTCAAGATCATTGGTTTGGGCGAGGAAGAGTTTCCTCCCTTGCCGAAGTTCGAAGAGGCAACCGAGTTTAAAATTGCCCAGAGTGTATTGCTCGATGCGATTAAAAAAACTTCCTATGCCATTTCCACGGATGAGACCCGCTATGTCTTGAATGGTATTTATGTTTCTTTCAGCGAAGGAAAAATGACCTTTGTCGCCACCGATGGTCGCCGCTTGGCCATGGTGGAAAACGATCTGGAGTTCCCAGCCAGCCATGAGATGGATATCATCATTCCAGCCAAAGCGATTGGAGAACTTCAGCGGATGCTCGGAACTGAAGGTGATGCCTTGGTTCTGCTGAGTGGAAACCAGATTAGTTTCGACATTGGTGGCAGCGTGATCGTCAGCAAGTTGATTGAGGGGAACTACCCGAATTACAAGCAGGTGATTCCCGGACAGCGTAAAGAGCGGGTCACGATTAATCGTGAAGAGTTTCTCCACACCGTGCGTCGTGTCTCACTCCTGACTTCGGAAAGTTCTAATTCTGTAAAGCTGACATTCAGCACGGGCAACATTGATGTCCAAGCGAATTCGAAGGACATTGGTGAGGCAAAGGAACCGATCGTCGCCGACTATGATGGTGAAGAATTTGCAATTGCCTTTAACCCCGAGTTTTTGATGGCACCTCTGAAGAACCTGAGCGATGAGTCAGTCTATCTTGATCTCATCGATGGAATGAGCCCCGGAGTGATCCGTTTGGATAGTTCGTTCCTCTATGTCATCATGCCGATGCGGGTGACCTCATAA
- a CDS encoding rhodanese-like domain-containing protein: MKSAVDCFSCSLLAAVCLLFYSCADPSAESLQAEGKPQQEVPVAKADEGGPTRDAVQSPGDREAGEITVIRLEHLFALKQSGQVLLVDCRQPLFHRMGSIPGSVNLPVKKFDSTFSEMKPSLDEARQADQIIVLYCQNEKCPYAYQVAKKLSAKGYKVTIYNGGWDEWKHAGLED; the protein is encoded by the coding sequence ATGAAGAGTGCGGTTGATTGTTTCTCATGTTCGCTACTGGCGGCTGTTTGTTTGTTGTTTTATTCATGTGCCGACCCGTCTGCTGAGAGCCTGCAGGCCGAGGGTAAACCTCAGCAAGAGGTGCCAGTTGCCAAGGCGGATGAAGGTGGACCAACGCGTGATGCTGTTCAGTCACCCGGGGACCGAGAGGCGGGAGAGATTACAGTCATTCGTTTGGAGCATCTGTTTGCTCTGAAACAATCTGGTCAAGTGTTGTTGGTCGATTGCCGGCAGCCTCTGTTTCATCGGATGGGGAGTATCCCCGGGTCTGTGAACCTTCCAGTTAAAAAGTTTGATTCCACATTTTCTGAAATGAAGCCCTCATTGGACGAGGCCCGGCAAGCGGATCAAATCATCGTGTTATATTGCCAGAATGAAAAATGTCCGTATGCCTATCAGGTGGCGAAAAAATTATCAGCCAAGGGATACAAGGTCACGATCTACAATGGTGGCTGGGATGAGTGGAAGCATGCGGGCTTGGAAGATTGA
- a CDS encoding GNAT family N-acetyltransferase encodes MTIRNATPDDCQEIHTMICELASFEQLEHKVCSQSDDLKKALFEKPIVAKCLVAEAKAPQSLAAFALFYHNYSSFTGKQGIYLEDIYVRPDHRGTGIGKKLILEVLRYARENNCPRVDWAVLDWNQKAIDFYRSLGATVMSDWRIARIENP; translated from the coding sequence ATGACCATCCGAAACGCTACACCAGACGACTGTCAGGAAATTCATACCATGATCTGTGAGTTAGCCAGCTTTGAACAATTGGAACACAAAGTGTGCTCCCAATCAGATGATCTCAAAAAAGCATTGTTTGAAAAACCCATCGTGGCCAAATGCCTGGTCGCAGAAGCCAAAGCCCCACAAAGCCTCGCCGCTTTTGCTCTCTTCTATCACAACTATTCTTCCTTCACCGGAAAACAGGGTATTTACCTCGAGGACATCTACGTTCGACCAGATCACAGAGGAACCGGCATTGGAAAAAAACTCATTCTTGAAGTCCTTCGCTACGCCAGAGAAAACAATTGCCCGAGAGTCGACTGGGCAGTGCTCGACTGGAACCAAAAAGCCATCGATTTCTATCGGTCGCTCGGAGCTACCGTCATGTCGGATTGGAGAATTGCACGAATCGAGAACCCATAA
- a CDS encoding FMN-binding glutamate synthase family protein, protein MSVIQILSLVFIVILIIVVVYDLIQKRHAILRNFPIIGHFRYFLEAIGPELRQYIVTDNDEERPFNRDQRRWIYASSKNENNYFGFGSDNDMELTPNYLILKQSTFPHPPPQPPDPLHPAPCAKVLGAARKRAKAFRPSSIVNISGMSFGALGSAATRAINEGCGIAGCLQNTGEGGVSEHHCHGGELMLQIGTGYFGCRDANGHFSMAQLLNTIEKHPHVKAIEIKLSQGAKAGLGGLLPKQKITQEIASARGIPTDRDCNSPAHHSAFHDPDSLLDLVEAIAKHTGLPVGIKSAVGQLGFWDELAELMADGSRGVDFITIDGGEGGTGASPLAFSDHVSLPFKYAFPQVFSIFARAGLSQNIVFIGSAKLGFPMDALFAFGLGCDMISVAREAMISIGCIQAQRCHTGHCPAGVATHNRWLMRGLDPQLKAARLANYVVTLRYEIIKLCHAAGFCHPAFLTTNHFEILDGQLGTTSFKDLFGYDRSSPCPCDEDCKIIRRMMECHRPKEAAPAPA, encoded by the coding sequence ATGAGTGTCATCCAGATTCTATCCCTCGTCTTTATTGTTATTCTGATCATTGTGGTCGTCTATGATTTGATCCAGAAGCGACACGCGATATTAAGGAATTTTCCAATCATCGGCCACTTTCGATATTTTTTAGAAGCCATCGGGCCGGAGCTCAGGCAATACATTGTAACCGACAACGATGAGGAGCGGCCATTTAACCGGGACCAACGTCGTTGGATCTATGCCTCATCAAAAAACGAGAATAACTACTTTGGGTTTGGATCGGACAACGACATGGAATTGACACCCAATTATCTGATTCTGAAACAATCGACTTTTCCTCACCCACCGCCTCAACCCCCGGACCCTCTCCACCCCGCGCCCTGTGCCAAGGTTCTGGGCGCTGCCAGGAAACGAGCGAAGGCCTTTCGTCCTTCTTCCATCGTCAACATCTCTGGGATGAGCTTTGGTGCTCTCGGCAGCGCAGCGACCCGAGCCATCAATGAAGGATGTGGCATTGCCGGGTGCCTGCAGAATACAGGTGAAGGTGGAGTCTCCGAGCATCACTGCCATGGAGGAGAACTGATGCTCCAGATCGGGACCGGGTATTTTGGATGCCGAGATGCCAACGGCCACTTTTCAATGGCGCAATTACTCAATACCATTGAGAAACACCCCCACGTTAAAGCCATCGAAATCAAGCTAAGTCAGGGAGCCAAAGCAGGATTGGGAGGACTCCTACCCAAACAAAAAATCACACAAGAAATTGCAAGTGCCCGGGGAATCCCAACAGACCGCGATTGCAACAGCCCGGCCCACCACAGTGCTTTCCACGACCCTGACAGCTTGCTTGACCTTGTTGAGGCCATCGCAAAACATACGGGACTACCGGTGGGCATCAAATCCGCAGTCGGACAACTCGGGTTTTGGGACGAGCTCGCCGAGTTGATGGCAGATGGATCCAGAGGCGTTGATTTCATCACCATCGATGGTGGAGAAGGAGGAACCGGAGCCTCGCCCCTGGCCTTTTCCGACCACGTTTCCCTCCCATTTAAATATGCCTTCCCCCAGGTGTTCTCCATTTTTGCACGCGCCGGGCTCAGCCAAAACATCGTTTTTATAGGCTCGGCAAAACTGGGCTTCCCGATGGACGCCCTGTTCGCTTTTGGTCTCGGTTGTGACATGATTTCCGTGGCCCGCGAAGCCATGATTTCCATCGGTTGTATCCAAGCGCAACGCTGCCACACCGGTCACTGCCCAGCAGGAGTCGCAACCCATAACCGGTGGCTCATGCGGGGGCTAGATCCACAATTAAAAGCAGCCAGGCTCGCCAACTATGTGGTTACGCTACGCTATGAAATCATCAAACTCTGTCATGCAGCCGGATTTTGCCATCCTGCATTTCTGACCACCAATCACTTTGAAATCCTCGACGGACAATTGGGAACGACATCCTTCAAAGACCTCTTCGGTTATGACCGGTCCTCACCCTGCCCTTGTGACGAAGATTGTAAGATCATCCGCCGTATGATGGAATGCCACCGCCCAAAGGAAGCGGCACCCGCTCCAGCCTGA